From the Pseudomonadota bacterium genome, one window contains:
- a CDS encoding MFS transporter: protein MSQKEHSTTSIWNPLKQPFFRILWIANVVSLIGTWMHEVGASWLMTTLAPSPFMVAMVQTATTLPFFLLALPAGALADIFDRRRLLLIAQTWMLCVSVSLGVTTVAGLTTPLILLFFTFSLSLGAAINAPAWQAVIPELIHRDDLPSAVTLTSAGFNIARVAGPALGGIVIAAIGTGATFLLNGASFLGVIIVLKGWKREHKENTLPEERLISAIKTGVRYVRNAPQVQAVLIHSIFFSIFSSALWAFLPIIAQKDLGLSSLGYGVLMGLFGIGGLSGAPLLHWLRNRISLNILVLMATNIFALAILFLAHVRSLILLGVTMVAGGIAWLILLSVFNTVVQSVIPSWVRGRVLSVYLLIFFGGMATGSALCGTMATLAGIPWTLTVISFCLIISALFTWRFKLTSGEGLDLTPSQHWPVLAVSSEPENDEGPVLIVVEYCVDQSQSKEFIQAMKALKTIRRRDGAIKWNLFHDIANPKNYTESFIVESWGEHIRQHERMTVSDHEIWDLARSFHTCSEPPFVKHFIAEGSAN from the coding sequence ATGTCACAAAAAGAACATTCAACAACATCTATCTGGAATCCCCTCAAACAGCCTTTTTTCAGGATACTTTGGATTGCAAATGTAGTGTCACTGATAGGAACATGGATGCATGAGGTCGGCGCTTCCTGGCTTATGACAACGCTTGCGCCATCTCCCTTTATGGTTGCCATGGTGCAAACGGCCACTACCCTGCCCTTTTTTCTACTTGCCCTCCCTGCCGGTGCATTGGCCGATATTTTTGACAGACGCCGGCTTCTCCTTATTGCCCAGACATGGATGCTTTGTGTGTCTGTGAGTCTGGGTGTAACAACGGTTGCCGGTTTAACAACGCCCTTGATCCTTCTTTTCTTTACTTTTTCTCTCTCTTTAGGGGCTGCAATAAACGCCCCTGCCTGGCAGGCTGTAATCCCTGAACTGATCCATCGTGATGATTTGCCGTCAGCCGTTACACTGACTTCAGCCGGGTTCAATATAGCAAGAGTCGCAGGCCCGGCCCTTGGCGGTATTGTAATAGCAGCCATAGGCACAGGCGCAACTTTTCTTTTAAACGGCGCCTCTTTTCTCGGGGTAATCATTGTTCTAAAAGGCTGGAAAAGGGAGCACAAGGAAAACACACTTCCTGAAGAACGTTTGATCAGCGCCATAAAAACAGGGGTAAGGTATGTGAGAAATGCGCCTCAGGTACAGGCAGTTCTTATCCATTCAATATTCTTTTCTATTTTCAGCAGCGCGCTCTGGGCATTTCTACCTATTATAGCTCAGAAGGACCTTGGATTGAGTTCATTGGGCTACGGAGTTCTCATGGGGCTTTTCGGTATTGGCGGACTTTCAGGTGCGCCCCTGCTGCATTGGCTGAGAAACAGGATTTCTTTAAATATCCTTGTATTGATGGCTACAAACATTTTTGCACTAGCCATACTCTTCCTTGCTCATGTCAGATCGTTAATATTACTCGGCGTGACCATGGTTGCCGGCGGCATAGCCTGGCTGATACTGCTTTCCGTTTTTAATACGGTTGTACAGTCTGTAATACCATCCTGGGTACGTGGAAGGGTCTTGTCGGTATACCTGCTCATCTTCTTCGGAGGGATGGCAACCGGGAGCGCTCTATGCGGAACAATGGCAACCCTGGCAGGCATACCCTGGACGCTCACTGTCATATCGTTCTGCCTGATTATCAGCGCTCTTTTTACCTGGCGCTTTAAGCTTACGAGCGGAGAAGGTCTTGACCTGACTCCATCCCAGCATTGGCCGGTATTGGCAGTTTCAAGCGAGCCCGAAAACGACGAAGGGCCGGTGCTTATTGTTGTGGAATACTGTGTTGACCAGTCACAGTCAAAGGAATTCATACAGGCGATGAAGGCATTAAAGACGATACGACGGAGAGACGGTGCAATAAAGTGGAACCTCTTTCACGATATAGCAAACCCAAAAAATTATACTGAGTCCTTTATCGTTGAATCATGGGGAGAGCATATTCGTCAACATGAACGTATGACTGTATCAGACCATGAGATATGGGATCTCGCCAGATCCTTTCACACCTGTTCTGAGCCTCCGTTTGTCAAACATTTTATCGCAGAGGGCAGTGCGAATTAA
- a CDS encoding cytochrome C, whose protein sequence is MDCTECHNNNQFTAGFSKSVHGDNGCTSCHRPFQSLDRHISSKEKPSIISCGTCHSEIEKEYKTNFHYLYEDFRCQNCHYEIHSLKKQLKGSKIAIVKNCTKCHANEQYASSGHSAAVLKGNNDSAACSDCHGLHDTRVYHTSLEANMSEAREFYSKKCMSCHSNQKMMKRNNLSHKTVEYYEETYHGKVQDLGYSTRVAGCADCHTTHNILPRNHPDSTINPTNLVRNCGKCHSGFHPRFAEYKAHPDYRNKNRYPALYWSFIFMVFLLLITFSFFWMHTLLWWRKVYWEKYRFEKLGIALESSLPHEEAIQEIRRFSGKERIMHILLVISFFGLVVTGFPLKYHSTPWAKALISGMGGAHNAGLCHRLAAIILIGLFLYMIWLSISFIFTKGTGMAGMRGWKERLFGPDSLMPNRKDWHQFKDMVKWFFGKGEMPQFGRWTYWEKFDFLAVFWGMFIIGGSGITLWAPEAASYIYPGWVLNIASIVHSEEALLAALFIFTVHFFNTHLIPTNFPMDPIIFTGRQKLEELKKFRSLEYERLLSENRLDELKIKHPGIALKIIASMFGLSSLWLGIIFTLILLWTFFFA, encoded by the coding sequence ATGGACTGTACGGAATGCCATAACAACAATCAGTTTACTGCAGGGTTCTCTAAATCCGTACATGGAGACAACGGATGTACAAGCTGTCACAGACCTTTCCAAAGCTTAGACAGACATATCTCCTCTAAAGAAAAACCCTCCATTATTTCCTGTGGAACGTGTCACAGCGAGATTGAAAAGGAATATAAGACCAATTTTCATTATCTTTATGAAGATTTCCGCTGTCAGAATTGCCATTACGAAATTCATTCACTTAAGAAACAGCTCAAAGGCTCAAAGATCGCTATAGTAAAAAACTGCACTAAGTGTCATGCAAACGAGCAGTACGCTTCTTCAGGTCATTCGGCAGCAGTATTGAAGGGTAATAATGATTCGGCTGCCTGCAGTGACTGTCATGGCCTGCACGATACAAGGGTTTACCACACATCCCTTGAAGCCAATATGTCAGAGGCGCGCGAGTTTTACAGCAAGAAATGCATGTCCTGCCATTCGAACCAGAAGATGATGAAAAGAAACAACCTATCGCATAAGACAGTAGAATATTATGAGGAAACATATCATGGCAAGGTCCAGGATCTTGGCTATTCAACGCGCGTTGCAGGATGTGCCGATTGCCATACCACGCATAATATACTGCCTCGTAACCACCCTGATTCGACTATAAATCCCACAAACCTTGTCAGGAACTGCGGAAAATGCCATAGCGGTTTTCATCCGAGGTTTGCCGAATACAAGGCCCACCCTGACTACAGAAATAAGAACAGGTATCCTGCACTCTACTGGAGTTTCATTTTCATGGTTTTCCTATTGCTCATTACCTTCAGTTTCTTCTGGATGCACACCCTCCTGTGGTGGAGGAAGGTATACTGGGAAAAATACAGGTTTGAAAAGCTTGGCATAGCCTTAGAATCGTCGTTGCCCCATGAGGAAGCAATTCAGGAGATAAGGCGATTTTCCGGAAAAGAAAGAATTATGCACATACTGCTGGTAATCTCTTTCTTTGGTCTGGTTGTTACCGGTTTTCCGCTGAAATATCACAGCACGCCCTGGGCAAAGGCGCTGATAAGCGGCATGGGCGGCGCACATAACGCAGGTTTATGCCACCGGCTTGCAGCGATTATACTTATAGGACTATTTTTGTATATGATCTGGTTGAGCATCAGCTTCATATTTACGAAAGGAACAGGCATGGCCGGAATGAGAGGCTGGAAGGAGAGACTCTTCGGACCTGATTCCCTGATGCCGAACAGAAAGGACTGGCATCAATTCAAGGACATGGTGAAATGGTTCTTCGGAAAGGGTGAAATGCCGCAGTTTGGCAGATGGACCTATTGGGAAAAATTTGACTTTCTTGCTGTGTTCTGGGGGATGTTCATCATAGGAGGTTCCGGCATCACCTTATGGGCGCCGGAGGCGGCATCCTACATCTATCCGGGCTGGGTATTAAATATAGCAAGTATTGTCCATTCTGAAGAAGCACTTCTTGCAGCCCTGTTTATTTTTACAGTCCATTTTTTCAATACGCACCTTATCCCGACAAATTTCCCCATGGATCCTATCATATTTACGGGCAGACAAAAACTTGAGGAACTTAAAAAATTCAGAAGTCTCGAATATGAAAGGTTGTTGAGCGAAAACAGACTCGATGAACTGAAGATCAAACACCCGGGCATTGCACTGAAGATTATTGCTTCCATGTTCGGGCTTTCGAGCCTGTGGCTGGGTATTATCTTTACACTTATCCTGCTGTGGACTTTCTTTTTCGCGTAA
- a CDS encoding rhodanese-like domain-containing protein has translation MSLKYLMLFILYTMLIFSCLVAPANAGNPRYVDPEETVSLIKEGKALTVDTMSYIECMDHRIPGSICIALEEFDKNAPLLLKDKKRPIVFYCESKDCERANEVYKKAVAMGYENIYILKGGLPEWKSAGYEVETTKRVRRMPVVSVKFIQLQKMMVEKKELLILDVRTEAMFKEGHIDGAINIPMYMLHKKLHTIPGNRPVIVVDEKGKRSFVACSFLINNGFKDVQRLFGGMNYKEKLDKKR, from the coding sequence ATGTCCCTCAAGTACCTGATGCTTTTTATACTCTATACAATGTTGATTTTTTCATGCCTTGTTGCACCTGCAAATGCTGGCAATCCGAGATATGTGGACCCTGAAGAAACCGTGTCTCTTATTAAAGAGGGCAAGGCACTAACTGTTGATACGATGAGCTATATCGAGTGTATGGATCACAGAATACCCGGTTCTATTTGCATAGCCCTCGAGGAGTTTGACAAAAATGCCCCATTGCTCCTGAAAGACAAGAAAAGGCCGATAGTTTTTTATTGTGAATCTAAAGATTGCGAAAGGGCTAATGAGGTTTATAAAAAGGCCGTGGCGATGGGTTATGAAAATATTTACATTCTGAAAGGGGGCTTGCCGGAATGGAAAAGTGCCGGCTACGAGGTTGAAACAACGAAGCGGGTCAGAAGAATGCCTGTAGTGTCTGTAAAATTTATACAGTTGCAAAAGATGATGGTAGAAAAGAAAGAGCTTTTGATACTTGATGTCCGTACAGAGGCTATGTTCAAAGAGGGACATATAGATGGCGCCATAAATATACCTATGTATATGTTGCACAAGAAGCTCCATACGATACCAGGAAACCGGCCGGTCATTGTTGTTGATGAGAAGGGGAAAAGGTCATTTGTCGCCTGTTCTTTTCTGATTAATAATGGTTTTAAGGATGTACAAAGGCTCTTTGGCGGCATGAACTACAAAGAAAAGCTGGACAAAAAAAGGTGA
- a CDS encoding rhodanese-like domain-containing protein, with protein MVSAARVAWTLIYAGVKDVAILNGGVEKWEKDGKPLTKTIVKPKAKPFTPKFDKTILVSKDYVMKNLDKAIIVDVRPADFYSGEKKQTFVERAGHIKNAKNLPWGTLLNEDKTYKSKDEIEKIMAPVIGTDKTKTIIFYCDTGMFATPAWFMAYSLSGYTNVKVYDGSAQEWAADPNVPMEK; from the coding sequence TTGGTAAGCGCCGCAAGAGTTGCATGGACACTCATTTATGCCGGAGTCAAGGATGTTGCAATTCTGAATGGTGGAGTTGAAAAATGGGAAAAAGATGGAAAGCCCCTTACAAAAACAATCGTAAAACCCAAGGCAAAACCATTTACACCAAAATTCGATAAGACCATTCTTGTAAGCAAGGATTATGTCATGAAAAACCTTGACAAGGCTATTATTGTGGATGTGCGTCCCGCTGATTTTTACAGCGGTGAGAAAAAGCAGACTTTTGTTGAAAGGGCAGGGCACATAAAAAATGCAAAGAACCTTCCCTGGGGAACATTGCTGAATGAAGACAAGACTTACAAAAGCAAAGACGAGATTGAAAAGATAATGGCCCCCGTAATCGGGACGGATAAAACAAAAACAATTATTTTTTACTGTGACACGGGCATGTTTGCCACACCTGCCTGGTTTATGGCATACAGCCTCTCAGGATACACCAATGTAAAGGTATACGACGGATCAGCTCAGGAATGGGCAGCAGACCCGAATGTACCCATGGAAAAATAA
- a CDS encoding rhodanese-like domain-containing protein, with protein MKNSAKKYFILIGLLFFLPLLVHAANVEPVVSTDWLAKNISNPKVVIVDIRKAEDYKENHIQNSISILAKSWITKKKDILNEMISDDDLKDLIGDAGISQDSVGLLL; from the coding sequence ATGAAAAATTCAGCGAAGAAGTATTTCATTCTTATAGGTCTGTTGTTTTTCCTCCCGCTTTTAGTACATGCAGCCAATGTGGAACCTGTTGTATCCACGGACTGGCTTGCGAAAAACATCTCAAACCCTAAGGTGGTAATTGTCGACATCAGAAAGGCTGAAGACTATAAGGAAAACCATATCCAGAATTCGATAAGCATACTGGCCAAATCATGGATTACAAAGAAAAAGGACATATTGAATGAAATGATATCTGATGATGACCTCAAGGATCTCATCGGAGATGCCGGGATAAGTCAGGACTCGGTTGGGTTGTTGTTATAG
- a CDS encoding cytochrome c3 family protein: MGNEKLPEKELAHKNINKRPSDDLNVCGKCHTDIANSYTKSLHYTVQGFQHSISRRLSKNEDMVFKKKVFGTSCKSCHATCGDCHVLSPSVEGISAGLIEGHRFVKKDEGKTCAFCHGGRVYPEFTGEYGGGVDVHYQKGMTCMDCHKKAGLHGDGNMYLTKNEAKGRPKCKDCHKTGGETKATVKLAHTKHDGKVSCYGCHSQGEYRNCYSCHLEKGSTSKPGFILGKDPGDEKTLTTLRIIPIVRDTFTKAGIKMELFDTVTDYKATPVHNIRKRTDRTRSCDVCHVEKKHFLTKELLMKDGSKANEGLIFNMKPLKIN, translated from the coding sequence ATGGGCAATGAAAAACTGCCTGAAAAGGAACTTGCACACAAGAATATAAATAAAAGACCATCTGACGACCTGAACGTGTGCGGTAAATGCCACACCGATATTGCCAATAGCTATACAAAATCCCTGCACTATACAGTCCAGGGATTCCAGCACAGTATTTCCAGAAGACTTTCAAAAAATGAGGATATGGTGTTTAAGAAAAAGGTTTTTGGCACATCCTGCAAGAGTTGCCATGCGACCTGCGGTGACTGCCATGTTCTCTCTCCCTCTGTGGAAGGTATAAGCGCCGGGCTTATTGAAGGGCATAGGTTTGTAAAAAAGGATGAAGGAAAGACCTGTGCATTTTGTCATGGCGGAAGGGTCTATCCGGAGTTTACCGGCGAATACGGCGGAGGCGTTGATGTTCATTACCAGAAGGGCATGACGTGTATGGATTGCCATAAGAAAGCGGGATTGCACGGTGACGGGAATATGTATTTGACCAAGAACGAGGCAAAGGGAAGGCCAAAGTGCAAGGATTGTCATAAGACAGGAGGTGAGACAAAAGCAACGGTAAAGCTGGCGCATACGAAACATGACGGAAAGGTGAGCTGCTACGGGTGTCATTCTCAGGGAGAATACAGGAACTGCTATAGCTGCCATCTCGAAAAAGGCTCAACTTCAAAACCGGGTTTTATACTGGGCAAGGACCCCGGAGATGAGAAGACCCTCACAACCTTAAGAATAATACCTATCGTGAGGGATACCTTCACAAAAGCGGGTATAAAAATGGAACTGTTTGACACCGTAACTGATTACAAGGCGACGCCTGTCCACAATATCAGGAAAAGGACAGACAGGACGCGCTCATGCGATGTGTGCCATGTGGAAAAGAAGCATTTTCTTACAAAGGAATTGCTCATGAAGGATGGTTCAAAGGCAAATGAAGGTTTGATATTCAACATGAAGCCCTTGAAAATTAATTAA
- a CDS encoding RluA family pseudouridine synthase, giving the protein MTENRFHFVCSEEGKRIDVFLSENLLITRTKVKYMIDGGYVTIAGKIPKPSMKTRNLMEIDGEIPAEEPLSLTPQKIPLEILYEDEYFLAVNKPKDMVVHPSFGHQDGTLVNAVLAYLGQEGEGREQENLECRMSNLEFENQENTHQSVLGSEFHNPQPATLRPGIVHRLDKGTTGVIIVAKDSKTQEMLSALFKKRAVRKTYRAIVEGAVSKKEGAIEGNIGRHPIDRKKMAVLKEGGRDALTSFKVVEQINGFSYIEAYPKTGRTHQIRVHLSHIGHPVAGDDLYGKKAKHIADRALLHAYRIQFIHPVKGTPIVIEAPIPDDMIEFIEKYTL; this is encoded by the coding sequence GTGACAGAAAACCGATTCCATTTTGTTTGCAGTGAAGAAGGCAAAAGGATTGACGTTTTCCTGTCCGAGAATCTCCTGATAACAAGAACAAAAGTAAAATATATGATAGATGGCGGATATGTCACCATTGCCGGAAAAATACCAAAGCCGTCAATGAAGACCAGAAACCTTATGGAAATTGATGGTGAAATTCCCGCGGAAGAACCTTTATCGCTTACCCCGCAGAAAATCCCTCTTGAAATTTTATATGAAGACGAATACTTTCTTGCAGTCAACAAGCCAAAGGATATGGTCGTACATCCGTCATTCGGACATCAGGACGGAACTCTGGTCAATGCGGTGTTGGCGTACCTGGGGCAGGAGGGAGAGGGCAGGGAGCAGGAGAATTTAGAATGTCGAATGTCGAATTTAGAATTTGAAAATCAAGAAAACACTCATCAAAGTGTTTTGGGTTCCGAATTCCACAATCCACAACCGGCAACCTTGCGTCCCGGTATTGTACATAGACTTGACAAAGGCACGACGGGTGTAATCATTGTGGCTAAGGATTCAAAGACCCAGGAGATGCTCTCTGCACTTTTCAAAAAAAGGGCTGTACGAAAAACATACAGGGCAATTGTTGAAGGTGCAGTAAGTAAAAAGGAAGGCGCAATAGAGGGAAATATCGGCAGGCACCCCATAGACAGGAAGAAAATGGCGGTACTCAAGGAAGGCGGGAGGGATGCGCTAACCTCATTTAAAGTGGTAGAGCAGATCAACGGCTTTAGCTACATAGAGGCATATCCGAAAACCGGCAGAACTCACCAGATACGGGTTCACCTCTCTCACATTGGTCACCCTGTTGCCGGAGACGATCTGTACGGAAAAAAGGCAAAGCATATAGCTGATAGGGCACTTCTCCATGCATATAGAATTCAGTTTATACATCCTGTCAAAGGAACACCGATTGTTATTGAAGCGCCGATACCGGATGACATGATAGAGTTTATTGAGAAATACACCTTGTAG
- the selA gene encoding L-seryl-tRNA(Sec) selenium transferase, with the protein MNTLLRNIPKVDEILKHDSWKRLVKIYPESVAKDALRSCLDDLRVSIKEGKINEIPSTNEIIEVAEKHAKLSISPRLKRVINGTGVVIHTNLGRSLLPKSAIEAVINAASSFTNLEYDLQTGSRGDRYEHCTFILQKLTGAESALVVNNNAGAVFLILNTFAEGKDVVISRGELIEIGGSFRIPDVMKKSGALLREVGTTNRTFIEDYEFAISESSGLLMKAHTSNYRIRGFAHEATGEEILSLSEKYNLPAYYDAGSGLLFPIKKLGIHDEPCIMDELKKGWDIISFSGDKLLGAPQAGIILGEKAYIKALKKNPVTRMLRPDKLTLAALESTLLLYLDDSVAQREIPTLRMLNEEKDVLKIRALGLAKKIRKLSDKLTVAAMEMSSEVGGGSFPDVFIPSFGMAIKPFDISVDEFEERLRNLDVPIIGRIGKDMLLFDLRTILKEDEPLFIKGIDCALRN; encoded by the coding sequence ATGAACACTCTTTTAAGAAATATACCTAAAGTCGACGAAATCTTGAAGCATGATTCATGGAAAAGACTTGTAAAGATATATCCGGAAAGCGTTGCAAAAGATGCGTTGCGTTCCTGCCTTGATGATCTCAGGGTTTCAATAAAAGAAGGAAAAATTAATGAAATCCCCTCGACAAATGAAATAATAGAGGTTGCAGAGAAACATGCAAAATTGTCAATAAGTCCGAGGCTGAAAAGGGTTATAAACGGGACAGGCGTTGTTATTCATACCAATCTCGGCAGGTCCTTGCTTCCGAAATCAGCAATAGAAGCAGTCATAAATGCAGCATCATCTTTTACCAACCTTGAATATGATCTCCAGACCGGTTCGCGGGGAGACCGATACGAACATTGTACGTTTATTCTGCAAAAACTTACAGGCGCTGAAAGCGCCCTTGTCGTCAACAATAATGCCGGTGCGGTTTTTCTTATCCTTAATACATTTGCGGAAGGAAAAGATGTTGTCATTTCCAGAGGGGAACTTATTGAGATCGGTGGTTCATTCAGGATACCTGATGTGATGAAGAAAAGCGGCGCCCTATTGAGGGAAGTAGGCACAACAAACAGAACATTCATTGAAGATTATGAATTTGCGATAAGCGAGTCTTCAGGGCTTTTGATGAAAGCCCATACGAGCAATTACAGAATTAGAGGCTTTGCTCATGAAGCGACAGGAGAGGAAATTCTGTCGTTGAGCGAAAAATATAACCTGCCTGCATATTACGATGCAGGGAGCGGCTTGCTATTCCCAATAAAAAAGCTGGGAATACATGATGAACCTTGTATTATGGATGAGTTAAAAAAAGGCTGGGATATAATCTCCTTCAGCGGGGATAAGCTCCTTGGCGCGCCACAGGCCGGAATTATACTGGGGGAAAAGGCATACATAAAGGCCCTGAAAAAAAACCCGGTAACAAGAATGCTTAGGCCGGATAAATTGACCCTTGCCGCTCTTGAAAGTACGCTTTTATTGTACCTTGATGATAGTGTGGCTCAACGTGAAATACCGACACTGAGAATGTTAAATGAAGAAAAAGATGTATTAAAAATAAGAGCCCTGGGGCTTGCAAAAAAGATAAGAAAACTGTCTGATAAGCTTACTGTCGCAGCAATGGAAATGTCGTCCGAGGTTGGCGGCGGAAGCTTTCCTGACGTGTTTATACCATCTTTCGGTATGGCAATAAAACCGTTTGATATCAGTGTTGACGAATTTGAAGAAAGACTCAGAAATCTTGACGTTCCAATTATCGGCAGAATCGGGAAGGATATGCTGCTCTTCGATTTGAGAACCATACTAAAAGAAGATGAACCGCTTTTTATCAAAGGCATTGATTGTGCCCTTCGAAACTGA